A stretch of Sebastes fasciatus isolate fSebFas1 chromosome 19, fSebFas1.pri, whole genome shotgun sequence DNA encodes these proteins:
- the tbca gene encoding tubulin-specific chaperone A, producing MADPRIRQIKIKTNIVRRMVKEVISYKKELVQQQEKVDRMTAEAGDEYVLRKQIEVLQESKMMIPDCRRRLMKAHEDLVQILETEADLGESEEYKEARKISDSVDLEE from the exons ATGGCAGACCCAAGAATACGACAGATTAAGATCAAAACTAACATCGTCAGGAG GATGGTGAAAGAGGTGATTTCATACAAAAAGGAACTagtgcagcagcaggagaaggTTGATCGCATGACAGCAGAGGCAGGAGATGAATATGTCCTCAGGAAGCAG ATTGAGGTGTTGCAGGAGTCCAAAATGATGATCCCAGACTGCCGCCGTCGTCTGATGAAAGCACATGAAGATCTGGTTCAGATTTTA GAAACAGAAGCGGATTTGGGCGAATCAGAGGAGTACAAAGAGGCCAGAAAAATATCGGACTCAGTGGATCTTGAAGAATGA